One region of Metallibacterium scheffleri genomic DNA includes:
- a CDS encoding PRTRC system ParB family protein — MNTTAARGETATIPVASIHVVEGFNPRRAFREDALNELIASIKADGLIQAITVRRLDDESYSLIAGERRLRACKAIGFAAVPALIVDCDEHTARTMALKENTVRDDLSVAEEALAAREAMDLCGGDLQATATQLGWSLTRLQSRLLLLTASPDVLDAVAHRAITVAHAELLAGLPFEAQDKLCTRIIESNVSVADLREQLKGVLIPLSRAIFDRSGCAGCPHNTEHQRSLFDNGLDGSFCKKKACFNEKTIFVLETKRASLKDDFQTVAFDSEKDPATYTPLSTDGATGVGTEQFAACRQCMHYGALVHDKPDGRQGTVSKPVCFSVACNRQKIEAARAATVAAEGPKVAPANDAVPAVNGQAPAKAAAAPKKAVVPSAAGVASATRKLMVPAYEAAAKQTLTQDARVPIALSILAIEDLMKASGMPFANLHGAGATKDHIKRLSEYVSKPMNELLPLYRARLEQMVSLHPANSYAARSGYSAASAAAAICHACSVSLSDHFTMTTDYLLSLTREGIEAVLDESGFAKWMQAQPDGTKRLKGILAEKKAASVTSIMAAGFDWKHYVPSAVLSVSPAALADAT; from the coding sequence ATGAACACGACTGCCGCCCGTGGCGAAACAGCCACGATCCCCGTTGCTTCCATCCACGTCGTTGAAGGATTCAACCCGCGCCGCGCGTTCCGCGAGGACGCGCTGAATGAACTCATCGCCTCGATCAAGGCGGACGGTTTGATTCAGGCGATCACGGTTCGCCGGCTCGATGACGAGTCCTACTCCCTGATCGCCGGAGAGCGGCGGTTGCGCGCCTGCAAGGCCATCGGCTTCGCGGCTGTGCCGGCGCTAATCGTTGATTGCGACGAACACACCGCGCGCACAATGGCCCTCAAGGAGAACACGGTACGCGACGATCTGTCGGTAGCCGAGGAAGCGCTGGCCGCACGCGAGGCAATGGACCTATGCGGCGGCGACCTGCAGGCAACTGCAACGCAGTTGGGCTGGTCGCTGACCCGACTGCAGTCCCGGCTGCTCCTGCTGACCGCATCACCCGACGTTCTGGATGCCGTCGCCCATCGCGCCATCACGGTTGCTCACGCGGAACTGCTGGCCGGGCTTCCGTTCGAGGCGCAGGACAAGCTCTGTACGCGCATCATCGAGTCGAATGTCAGTGTCGCGGACTTGCGTGAGCAGTTGAAGGGCGTGCTCATTCCGCTGTCCCGCGCAATCTTCGACCGCTCCGGCTGTGCCGGGTGTCCGCACAATACCGAGCACCAGCGCAGCTTGTTCGACAACGGCCTGGACGGCTCGTTCTGCAAGAAGAAGGCATGCTTCAATGAAAAGACAATTTTCGTTTTGGAAACGAAGCGTGCGAGTCTGAAAGACGATTTCCAAACAGTTGCGTTCGACAGCGAAAAAGACCCGGCCACCTATACGCCGCTGTCCACCGATGGCGCAACCGGGGTGGGCACGGAGCAATTCGCTGCATGTCGCCAGTGCATGCACTACGGCGCGCTGGTGCACGACAAGCCGGATGGCCGCCAAGGCACGGTTTCAAAACCCGTGTGCTTCTCGGTCGCGTGCAACCGCCAGAAGATCGAGGCGGCGCGTGCGGCCACGGTCGCAGCGGAAGGTCCCAAGGTTGCGCCGGCCAATGACGCAGTTCCCGCTGTGAACGGCCAAGCGCCGGCCAAGGCCGCTGCTGCGCCAAAGAAGGCCGTCGTGCCCTCTGCTGCAGGCGTCGCAAGCGCCACGCGCAAACTCATGGTCCCGGCCTACGAGGCTGCGGCCAAGCAAACGCTGACGCAGGACGCGCGCGTCCCGATTGCCCTCTCGATTCTCGCCATCGAGGACTTGATGAAGGCATCGGGCATGCCGTTCGCCAACCTGCACGGGGCTGGCGCAACCAAGGACCACATCAAGCGGTTGTCCGAGTACGTCTCGAAACCGATGAATGAACTGCTGCCGCTGTACCGGGCGCGACTCGAACAGATGGTGTCGCTGCACCCTGCGAACAGCTATGCGGCCCGCAGCGGCTACAGCGCTGCATCCGCCGCTGCGGCGATCTGCCATGCGTGCAGTGTCAGCCTGTCCGATCACTTCACGATGACCACCGATTACCTGCTCTCGCTGACGCGGGAGGGTATCGAGGCGGTCCTGGACGAAAGCGGCTTCGCCAAATGGATGCAGGCGCAGCCTGACGGCACCAAGAGGCTGAAAGGCATCCTCGCTGAGAAGAAAGCGGCAAGCGTAACGTCGATCATGGCTGCCGGTTTCGACTGGAAGCACTACGTACCGTCCGCTGTTCTGAGTGTTTCCCCAGCAGCACTTGCGGACGCAACGTAA
- a CDS encoding PRTRC system protein C — translation MTEIIRARRVFRHNSTTFQDPAPDLPPEQAVRLFERARPDIAHCTLEGPVAEGDTLVFTLVKPPAQTKGAQG, via the coding sequence ATGACCGAGATCATCCGCGCACGCCGTGTGTTCCGCCACAACTCCACGACATTTCAAGACCCGGCCCCCGATCTGCCGCCCGAGCAGGCGGTGAGGCTCTTCGAGCGTGCGCGCCCCGATATTGCTCACTGCACGCTCGAAGGCCCGGTCGCCGAAGGCGACACGCTGGTCTTCACGCTGGTCAAGCCACCGGCGCAGACCAAGGGCGCGCAGGGCTGA
- a CDS encoding PRTRC system protein A: protein MSLIYAAAGISALETATAMGMPVALAPIDSAFERLHENGLRLIVAADGLYIEARSSRLYALRRVAPCVTPFGSVAARLLLRAGPLPRALLDTFSQMAQTAHPREAAALAISRDGSRYELHVPPANGQAGRITYDDTGYADDDMVFDLHSHGPFSAVFSATDDASDRSRGVPHISIVLGNCKSPSTIACAARLCAGPYLLNLSKQDISEILQ from the coding sequence ATGAGCCTGATCTACGCTGCTGCCGGCATCAGCGCACTCGAAACAGCAACCGCGATGGGCATGCCCGTCGCCCTCGCGCCCATCGACAGTGCGTTCGAGCGTCTACACGAAAACGGGTTGCGCCTCATCGTGGCCGCTGACGGCCTCTACATCGAGGCGCGTTCGTCTCGTCTGTATGCCCTACGCCGTGTTGCTCCATGCGTTACACCGTTCGGATCGGTTGCGGCGCGGCTGCTGCTACGCGCTGGCCCGCTGCCACGCGCCTTGCTGGATACGTTCAGCCAGATGGCGCAGACGGCGCACCCGCGCGAAGCGGCGGCGCTGGCGATCTCACGTGACGGGTCAAGGTATGAACTACACGTCCCGCCAGCGAACGGTCAGGCTGGACGTATCACCTACGACGACACCGGCTATGCAGACGATGACATGGTGTTCGATCTGCACAGCCATGGTCCTTTCTCCGCCGTGTTTTCTGCCACGGATGATGCGTCCGACCGCAGCCGTGGCGTGCCGCATATCAGCATCGTTCTCGGGAATTGCAAATCCCCTTCAACGATTGCGTGCGCGGCGCGCTTGTGCGCCGGGCCGTATCTGCTAAATCTGTCGAAGCAGGACATTTCGGAGATTCTGCAATGA
- a CDS encoding PRTRC system ThiF family protein: MSSPFFITPQNFASDRKVRVVVAGAGGNGSQLLDGLGRLDRAIRAQLGAGLEVTVFDPDTVSEANLGRQRFGVHDIGFNKAILMVHRINGFYDLDWQAAPRAFNPSTHASFDLLIGCVDSGQFRHALGKFWRSRLSDSLWLDLGNGADSGQVVLGHIGKAGSRSDLRLPNVYDLYGDQLLAGDHDDMPSCSLAEALQRQRWSVNPITVSAALSLLDGLFLRGGLQHHGALVRIDPLSIVPLLVDPEQWGAMGL, from the coding sequence ATGAGTTCGCCCTTCTTCATCACGCCACAGAACTTCGCATCCGACCGGAAGGTCCGCGTTGTCGTGGCCGGCGCTGGCGGCAACGGCTCGCAGTTGCTGGACGGCCTTGGTCGACTCGACCGCGCCATCCGGGCGCAACTCGGCGCCGGCCTCGAAGTCACCGTGTTCGATCCCGACACCGTTTCCGAGGCCAACCTGGGTCGCCAACGCTTCGGTGTTCATGACATCGGCTTCAACAAGGCCATTCTCATGGTCCACCGGATCAACGGGTTCTATGACCTCGATTGGCAGGCAGCACCCAGGGCGTTTAACCCGAGCACCCATGCGTCGTTCGATTTGTTGATTGGATGCGTGGACAGTGGCCAATTCCGCCACGCTCTCGGCAAGTTCTGGCGCTCACGGCTCAGCGATTCCCTGTGGCTCGACCTTGGCAATGGCGCAGACTCCGGCCAGGTCGTGCTTGGACATATTGGGAAAGCTGGTTCACGGAGTGACCTGCGGCTACCAAACGTGTACGACCTGTACGGCGACCAGCTTCTCGCTGGCGACCACGACGATATGCCGTCCTGCTCGCTGGCCGAGGCGCTACAGCGTCAACGCTGGTCGGTGAACCCGATCACGGTCAGCGCCGCGTTATCACTCCTTGACGGCCTGTTCCTGCGCGGTGGATTGCAACATCACGGTGCGCTAGTCCGCATTGATCCACTCAGCATCGTACCGTTGCTTGTTGACCCCGAGCAGTGGGGCGCAATGGGCCTGTAG
- a CDS encoding H-NS family nucleoid-associated regulatory protein: MEFSNMTDEQIEASIAAGKAEKDRREAERKESVVKRIVDDVVNSGANFDDVIRALRDAKAAIKAAAGNEAPYRNPTTGETWSGRGKHPKWISDHVANGGNADDFKVAA; the protein is encoded by the coding sequence ATGGAGTTCAGCAACATGACCGATGAGCAGATCGAAGCGTCCATCGCCGCAGGCAAAGCCGAAAAGGATCGGCGCGAGGCCGAGCGGAAAGAATCGGTTGTCAAGCGCATCGTCGATGATGTCGTCAACTCGGGCGCGAACTTCGATGATGTCATCAGGGCCCTGCGTGACGCCAAGGCGGCCATCAAAGCTGCTGCCGGCAACGAGGCGCCGTATCGTAACCCAACCACCGGCGAAACGTGGTCCGGGCGCGGCAAGCATCCGAAATGGATTTCCGATCATGTCGCCAATGGCGGCAACGCTGATGATTTCAAGGTCGCGGCCTGA
- a CDS encoding DUF6384 family protein, whose translation MRMEAALVSARVAALLGQGESLHDVRARIPGATDPAFDARLKYGQALLRRAPGLFRGRAGQTTLRILDAIDRLPCRKRHVALAALLIGPVLIAFFVLQPLIEHYHDIEWVRAAAPESAVAQGLSDRLLLLQQDVGEMPAMPDGIARHANAALQSVRSAEHDLNGLQVWGGPGSSVHDTYWSLGELSGSQLHAALVHDRPLLTDAQYQVARADSELALARELASTSNTWDGVSNNIPADLPSDLIPAWTQAAGQLHASLESGNVNAVHTAVDSLKTLQQAGSIEQTIASDQNALSGPAASIAAPIIVSIRRDIASGDASGANAGLAMLNALVARVRSSYVLHIANHAGIDTGIVRRDRQNGKTACYVVVEALSAQGAPVSIPVYDSELSKWAVAHTYGVQVSLAQYRTFMDDKATGALPVMAGTKPPGALNAAYDFPVMRGRITVF comes from the coding sequence ATGCGTATGGAAGCTGCTCTTGTCTCGGCGCGCGTGGCCGCCCTTCTTGGCCAAGGTGAATCACTGCATGACGTGCGCGCAAGAATCCCCGGTGCAACCGATCCGGCTTTCGACGCACGTCTGAAGTATGGACAGGCGTTGCTCCGTCGTGCCCCAGGCCTGTTCCGTGGACGTGCCGGCCAAACAACGCTGCGCATACTGGATGCCATCGACCGTCTCCCCTGTCGCAAGCGTCATGTCGCGCTCGCTGCGCTTCTCATCGGCCCCGTCCTGATCGCCTTCTTCGTGCTTCAGCCTTTGATCGAGCACTACCACGACATCGAATGGGTGCGCGCCGCTGCGCCTGAGTCCGCCGTTGCGCAGGGCCTTTCCGACCGGCTGCTCCTGCTTCAGCAGGATGTTGGGGAAATGCCGGCAATGCCGGACGGCATCGCGCGACACGCCAACGCGGCACTGCAATCCGTTCGATCCGCAGAGCATGACCTGAATGGCCTCCAGGTGTGGGGCGGCCCCGGTAGTTCCGTGCATGACACGTATTGGAGCCTCGGAGAACTATCCGGCTCACAACTACACGCCGCCCTTGTGCACGACCGCCCTTTGTTGACCGACGCGCAATACCAGGTTGCCCGCGCCGACAGCGAACTCGCGCTGGCGCGTGAACTGGCTTCGACCAGCAATACGTGGGACGGCGTCAGCAACAACATCCCCGCGGATTTGCCTTCGGATCTGATCCCTGCCTGGACGCAAGCCGCCGGCCAGTTGCATGCGAGCCTCGAAAGCGGGAACGTCAATGCGGTGCACACCGCAGTCGACTCCCTGAAAACTCTCCAGCAGGCAGGCTCGATCGAGCAGACCATCGCCAGCGACCAGAACGCCCTGAGCGGTCCTGCGGCATCGATTGCTGCGCCGATCATTGTGTCAATCCGCAGGGACATCGCCAGCGGTGATGCGTCCGGTGCGAATGCCGGCCTCGCAATGCTTAATGCGTTGGTTGCCCGCGTGCGGTCATCCTACGTGCTGCACATCGCCAATCATGCCGGGATTGACACGGGCATCGTCAGGCGTGACCGACAGAATGGGAAAACGGCCTGCTACGTGGTGGTCGAGGCGCTCAGTGCTCAAGGCGCCCCCGTTTCCATCCCGGTCTATGACAGCGAGCTGTCCAAGTGGGCTGTCGCTCACACCTATGGCGTACAGGTTTCGCTCGCGCAGTACCGGACGTTCATGGATGACAAGGCCACCGGCGCACTTCCTGTCATGGCAGGAACGAAACCACCTGGCGCGCTGAATGCGGCCTATGACTTCCCCGTCATGCGCGGTCGTATCACGGTCTTTTGA
- a CDS encoding single-stranded DNA-binding protein produces MNGVNRCIIAGRLGADVEYRTTASGSGIASLRVATTARWKDKQTGEMQERTEWHRIKLFGRQAEIAKEYLSKGSVAYFEGSLQTDKYTGKDGIERYTTSIIASDMQMLGSPQHKNDSRESSQPRNAASGGGSRGAAPAADGTRRQQTATRTPVGASDDDGEFDDIPFFVRRNTERV; encoded by the coding sequence ATGAATGGCGTTAATCGCTGCATAATTGCAGGCAGGCTTGGTGCTGATGTCGAGTACCGCACGACTGCGTCAGGGTCCGGAATTGCATCCCTGCGCGTCGCCACTACGGCGCGTTGGAAGGATAAGCAGACCGGCGAAATGCAGGAACGCACGGAATGGCATCGGATCAAGCTTTTCGGTCGCCAGGCCGAAATTGCCAAGGAGTACCTGAGTAAAGGTAGCGTCGCCTACTTCGAGGGTTCATTGCAAACCGACAAGTACACCGGCAAGGATGGCATCGAGCGCTACACCACAAGCATCATTGCCAGCGACATGCAGATGCTCGGGAGCCCACAGCACAAGAACGATAGCCGTGAATCCAGCCAGCCGCGTAACGCCGCATCAGGCGGTGGATCGCGCGGTGCCGCCCCTGCTGCTGATGGAACCCGGCGTCAACAGACGGCGACGCGCACGCCTGTTGGCGCAAGTGATGACGATGGCGAATTCGATGACATTCCGTTTTTTGTACGACGCAACACCGAGCGCGTCTAG
- a CDS encoding H-NS family nucleoid-associated regulatory protein: MALPNLKGMTKAQLDAAMKEISERRAEIEKETLSKVREQIDGVLKKNGLKLEDVFPRLARQRKGAGSSAAAKFKYRDPKDPSKVWSGRGKRPQWFKDALGSGVKPESLLAK, encoded by the coding sequence ATGGCACTCCCCAATCTGAAAGGCATGACCAAAGCACAGCTCGATGCTGCGATGAAGGAAATCTCCGAGCGGCGCGCCGAAATCGAAAAGGAAACGTTGTCCAAAGTGCGCGAACAGATCGATGGCGTACTCAAGAAAAACGGCTTGAAGCTGGAAGATGTTTTCCCACGCCTTGCCAGGCAGCGCAAAGGCGCTGGATCTTCGGCCGCGGCGAAGTTCAAGTATCGCGACCCGAAAGATCCATCCAAGGTCTGGAGCGGCCGCGGCAAGCGCCCGCAGTGGTTCAAGGACGCGCTGGGTTCAGGCGTGAAGCCCGAGAGCTTGCTCGCGAAGTAA
- a CDS encoding ISL3 family transposase — MLDLLNLPGIRPVDLRSEEGVIVIVAEVIQAGQPACPSCGKPLYRHGHREIAFADTPLQMQPVRLQIDRPRYRCESCGTTLTLELPFMDERRRATRRLVDAVRARCLGMTFTGLAQQTGLAVSSIRNIALDLIKELESTVRYETPVIMGIDEVNLAKGCRCVITNLATKSVFDMLEKRTKAHLTPYFRNLPGREKVEWVCTDMWRPFKESFGPYFPNARLVIDKFHVLKMASEALEAERKKHQATLDRNERLKVKKSIRWLTLKRPASLSGDEALALAALREYIPALAEAYDFKEAFYAIYDEASKAEAMRAFEAWENSLPPGRLPAFHALARTVRNHYGDIFAYWDAPVPITNGFTECQNGLIKVANRMGRGYSYEVIRAKTLYAKHARWVGSAPGVPGARPADSTTGLQRQVEYGPHIPTLVEMTEEGELG, encoded by the coding sequence ATGCTTGACCTCCTGAACCTGCCGGGCATTCGGCCGGTGGACCTTCGGAGCGAGGAAGGCGTCATTGTCATCGTTGCCGAAGTCATCCAGGCGGGCCAGCCCGCATGCCCAAGCTGCGGGAAGCCGTTGTATCGGCATGGACATCGGGAGATTGCGTTTGCCGATACCCCCCTGCAGATGCAGCCCGTGCGCCTGCAGATCGATCGCCCGCGTTACCGATGCGAAAGCTGCGGCACGACCCTGACGCTGGAGCTGCCTTTCATGGACGAGCGCAGGCGCGCGACCCGGCGACTGGTCGACGCCGTGCGCGCCCGCTGCCTGGGAATGACCTTTACCGGGCTTGCCCAGCAGACGGGACTCGCCGTGAGCTCAATCCGCAACATCGCGTTGGATCTGATCAAGGAACTCGAGAGCACCGTCCGCTACGAGACGCCGGTGATCATGGGCATCGACGAAGTTAATCTGGCCAAAGGCTGCCGCTGCGTCATCACCAACCTCGCTACCAAGAGCGTGTTCGACATGCTCGAAAAGCGCACCAAGGCGCACCTGACGCCGTACTTCCGCAATCTGCCAGGGCGAGAGAAGGTGGAATGGGTTTGCACGGACATGTGGCGGCCCTTCAAGGAGTCGTTTGGCCCCTACTTTCCCAATGCGCGCCTCGTGATCGACAAGTTCCATGTACTCAAAATGGCCTCGGAAGCCCTGGAAGCGGAGCGCAAGAAGCATCAGGCAACGCTCGACCGAAATGAGCGGCTGAAGGTGAAGAAGTCGATTCGCTGGCTGACCCTCAAGCGGCCCGCATCCCTCAGCGGCGATGAGGCGTTGGCGCTTGCTGCGCTCCGTGAGTACATCCCTGCTTTGGCTGAGGCCTACGACTTCAAGGAGGCCTTCTACGCCATCTACGACGAGGCCAGCAAGGCGGAGGCGATGCGGGCGTTCGAAGCGTGGGAGAACTCACTGCCGCCGGGAAGGCTGCCTGCCTTCCACGCTCTCGCCCGAACGGTTCGCAACCACTACGGGGACATCTTCGCCTACTGGGATGCGCCGGTTCCCATCACCAACGGTTTCACGGAGTGTCAGAACGGGCTGATCAAGGTTGCGAATCGCATGGGTCGTGGCTACAGCTACGAAGTCATTCGGGCCAAGACCTTGTATGCAAAGCATGCACGCTGGGTGGGCAGTGCCCCCGGGGTGCCAGGGGCAAGGCCCGCAGATTCAACCACCGGCCTCCAACGGCAGGTGGAATACGGACCCCACATTCCAACCTTGGTCGAGATGACCGAGGAAGGCGAGTTGGGTTGA
- a CDS encoding type I restriction endonuclease subunit R: MAAHHEKHFEDYLVAQLEKRGWLLGDTRHYDMEHALYPDDLVAWLEATQPDKWAKLCKDYPDDPRGALMDRLAKVLEKDGTVHALRRGFSIAGCGHIDLSEAAPEDRRNADVLKRYAANILRVVPQLKYHPARELAIDLGFFINGLPVATVELKTDFTQSAATAVEQYKADRLPLDPKTRRREPLLTFKRGAIVHFAMSDSDIQMTTKLDGENTFFLPFNQGQDGHAGNPPRADGEYPVAYFWERVCQRDAWLRIFHSFVYIEKKDVVDLYGNWSKKETLIFPRFHQWDAVNRMVADAKTHGAGLSYLCEHSAGSGKTSTIAWTAHDLIKLRSDDGEAVFDSVVIVTDRTVLDSQLQDAVKQIDHQFGVIAAIDRQKSSKSKSKQLAEALIAGTPIIVVTIQTFPYALEAIVTEPKLRDRHFAVIIDEAHASQTGTNAAKLQTALSMTTEGGTAALSVDELLEQLQKSRVRPKNLSHFAFTATPKHATFMLFGRTRGGRKPSKDNPPEAFHRYPMRQAIEEGFILDVLLGYVPYKTAFNLAKQLEDTRRVSGKVAKRALAQWMSLHPTNVTQKVQFIIEHFSANVAQRLDGKAKAMVVTSSRAAAVRYKKGFDAYIAKHPEHAGIRSLVAFSGKLTGKQVMHADDERLAGDAFVVDPKEEFTEQSMNPGAAGDLAKAFEKPEYRVMLVADKFQTGFDQPRLVALYVDKKIANDVEIVQTLSRLNRTAPGKDETFVIDFINDPAAVRAAFAKYDDGAALEDVQDPNVVYEIKDALDAQGFYEAEDLASFKQARFRTIRDITQAQEPQHKALYAATERPTRLFNQKLRMLREAIVTWELAFEKARANQDEHGMKSAEHQRKDYAQQLTVLMGFKSSLGRFCRTYGYVAQLIDFGDPELENFAAFARLLQKRLEGVPPDHVDLRGLVLSGFDIKARVAGGEGSDPGSKPLLKPVGPGGRKKDDDRHYLKEIIDRLNRLFGDATPLRDQAAFVNHITAIAKESDVVMAQVENNTREQALKGNLPGAVQQGVVRALSSHQKLATQVLKADRQAMAALTDLIYELIRDRQTIQLDDLDA; this comes from the coding sequence ATGGCCGCACACCACGAGAAACACTTCGAGGACTACCTCGTCGCCCAGCTCGAAAAACGGGGTTGGCTCCTTGGCGACACCCGGCATTACGACATGGAGCATGCTTTGTACCCGGATGATCTGGTCGCCTGGCTGGAGGCCACGCAGCCGGACAAGTGGGCCAAGCTGTGCAAGGACTATCCGGATGATCCGCGCGGTGCGCTGATGGATCGCCTGGCCAAGGTGCTGGAGAAGGACGGCACCGTGCACGCCCTGCGGCGCGGGTTCTCCATCGCTGGCTGCGGCCACATCGACCTTTCCGAAGCCGCGCCCGAGGACCGGCGCAACGCCGACGTACTCAAGCGCTATGCGGCGAACATCCTGCGCGTGGTGCCCCAGCTGAAGTACCACCCGGCGCGCGAGCTGGCCATCGACCTGGGGTTCTTCATCAACGGCCTGCCGGTTGCGACCGTCGAGCTCAAGACCGATTTCACCCAGTCGGCTGCAACCGCCGTGGAGCAGTACAAGGCCGACCGGCTGCCGCTCGATCCCAAGACCCGGCGACGGGAGCCGCTGCTGACGTTCAAGCGCGGCGCCATCGTGCACTTCGCGATGTCGGACTCGGATATCCAGATGACGACGAAGCTGGATGGCGAGAACACGTTCTTCCTGCCTTTCAACCAGGGCCAGGATGGTCACGCTGGCAACCCGCCGCGCGCCGACGGCGAGTACCCCGTCGCCTACTTCTGGGAGCGTGTCTGCCAGCGCGACGCCTGGCTGCGGATCTTCCACAGTTTCGTCTACATCGAGAAGAAGGATGTGGTGGACCTGTACGGGAACTGGTCCAAGAAGGAAACCCTGATCTTTCCTCGCTTCCACCAGTGGGATGCGGTGAACCGGATGGTCGCGGATGCCAAGACCCACGGCGCCGGTCTGTCCTACCTGTGCGAGCACAGCGCCGGATCCGGCAAGACCAGCACCATCGCCTGGACGGCCCATGATCTGATCAAGCTGCGCAGCGACGACGGCGAGGCCGTCTTCGACAGCGTGGTCATCGTGACCGACAGGACGGTGCTGGACAGCCAGCTGCAGGACGCGGTGAAGCAGATCGACCACCAGTTCGGGGTGATCGCGGCGATCGATCGCCAGAAGTCCTCGAAGTCCAAAAGCAAGCAGCTCGCCGAGGCGCTGATCGCCGGGACGCCGATCATCGTGGTGACGATCCAGACCTTCCCCTACGCGCTGGAAGCGATCGTGACCGAGCCGAAGCTGAGGGATCGGCACTTTGCCGTCATCATCGACGAGGCGCACGCATCCCAGACTGGCACGAACGCCGCCAAGCTGCAGACGGCCCTGTCCATGACTACGGAAGGCGGCACAGCCGCGCTGAGTGTCGATGAGCTGCTGGAGCAGTTGCAGAAATCCCGGGTGCGGCCGAAGAACCTCAGCCACTTCGCGTTCACCGCGACGCCAAAACATGCAACGTTCATGCTGTTCGGACGCACGCGGGGCGGCCGCAAGCCCAGCAAGGACAACCCCCCCGAGGCCTTCCACCGCTATCCGATGCGCCAGGCCATTGAGGAGGGCTTCATTCTCGATGTGCTGCTGGGCTACGTGCCCTACAAGACGGCCTTTAACCTCGCCAAGCAGCTGGAGGACACGCGGCGCGTCAGCGGCAAGGTGGCCAAGCGGGCGCTGGCCCAGTGGATGAGCCTGCACCCCACCAATGTCACCCAAAAGGTGCAGTTCATCATCGAGCACTTCAGCGCCAACGTGGCGCAGCGGCTGGACGGCAAGGCCAAGGCCATGGTGGTGACCAGTTCACGCGCCGCTGCCGTGCGCTACAAGAAGGGTTTCGACGCCTACATCGCCAAGCACCCGGAACATGCCGGCATCCGCTCGCTGGTGGCCTTCTCCGGCAAGCTCACCGGCAAGCAGGTCATGCACGCCGACGATGAGCGCCTGGCAGGGGATGCCTTCGTGGTGGATCCGAAGGAAGAATTCACCGAGCAGTCGATGAACCCGGGCGCCGCGGGCGACCTGGCCAAGGCCTTCGAGAAGCCCGAATACCGCGTGATGCTGGTCGCGGACAAGTTCCAGACCGGATTCGACCAGCCCCGGCTGGTCGCCCTGTACGTTGACAAGAAGATCGCCAACGACGTCGAGATCGTGCAGACCCTCTCGCGCCTGAATCGCACGGCGCCCGGCAAGGACGAGACCTTTGTCATCGACTTCATCAACGATCCGGCCGCCGTGCGGGCGGCCTTTGCAAAGTACGACGACGGCGCCGCCCTGGAGGACGTTCAGGATCCCAATGTGGTCTACGAGATCAAGGACGCCCTCGACGCCCAGGGCTTCTACGAGGCCGAGGACCTGGCGAGCTTCAAGCAGGCGCGCTTCCGAACCATCCGCGACATCACCCAGGCCCAGGAACCGCAGCACAAGGCCCTGTACGCGGCCACCGAGCGGCCCACCCGGCTGTTCAACCAGAAGCTGAGGATGCTGCGCGAGGCCATCGTGACCTGGGAGCTGGCCTTCGAGAAAGCTCGCGCGAACCAGGACGAGCATGGTATGAAGTCCGCCGAGCACCAGCGCAAGGATTACGCCCAGCAACTCACCGTGCTGATGGGGTTCAAGAGCAGCCTAGGCCGGTTCTGCCGCACCTATGGCTACGTGGCGCAATTGATCGATTTCGGGGACCCCGAGCTCGAAAACTTCGCAGCGTTCGCACGGTTGCTCCAGAAGCGCCTGGAGGGTGTGCCGCCAGACCATGTCGATTTGCGCGGTCTGGTGCTGTCCGGATTCGACATCAAGGCTCGCGTGGCGGGCGGCGAAGGATCAGACCCCGGATCGAAACCGCTCCTCAAACCGGTCGGCCCTGGCGGGCGCAAGAAGGACGACGACCGCCATTATCTCAAAGAGATCATCGACCGGCTGAATCGGCTGTTCGGAGATGCCACGCCACTTCGGGATCAGGCCGCGTTCGTGAACCACATCACCGCGATCGCCAAGGAGAGCGATGTGGTCATGGCGCAGGTGGAGAACAACACCCGCGAGCAAGCCCTCAAGGGCAACCTGCCGGGGGCCGTGCAGCAGGGTGTCGTTCGCGCCCTCAGCTCGCATCAGAAGCTCGCCACCCAGGTGCTGAAGGCCGATCGCCAGGCGATGGCGGCGCTGACGGACCTGATTTACGAGCTGATCCGCGATCGACAGACCATCCAGCTGGACGACCTCGATGCTTGA